A genomic region of Brevibacillus sp. JNUCC-41 contains the following coding sequences:
- a CDS encoding stage V sporulation protein D — protein MRVSNVTVRKRLAIALAIGIVVFFIIDIRLGIVQFYLGDKLTGLAKDSWSRNIPFEAKRGEILDRNGVELATNISAPTVYVIPRQIENPGETAEQLASILDMTKEKAYQWLTKQAMSVRIPEGRKISHEKAKEIKALGIKGVYIAEDSKRHYPFGEYLSHVLGFTGSDNQGLMGIELSYDKELSGEKGFVKFYSDAKGKRLENMADDYKPPVDGDNLKLTIDSKIQTIVERELDNAEATYDPDGIIAIAMDPNTGEILAMSSRPTFDPANFQNVPSEVYNRNLPVWSVYEPGSTFKIITLAAALEEGKVDLQKEHFYDSGHVEVSGSTLHCWKRGGHGDQTFLEVVENSCNPGFVELGNRLGKDKLFKYINDFGFGQKTGIDLTGEGKGIMFNMDQVGPVEQATTAFGQGVAVTPIQQVTAVSAAVNGGTLYTPYIAKDLVNPKNGEVLMRKTPQAKKKVISEATSKKVREALESVVAQGSGKGAFVESYRVGGKTGTAQKAENGRYLENNYILSFIGVAPADDPQIVVYIAVDNPKGTVQFGGVVAAPIVGNIMEDSLRAMGVKPRKNQIEKETVWTDPVMVEVPDVVGISKKELQTQLIDLKLDIAGNGDKVINQAPDPGVKVKQGSTIRIYLGENTE, from the coding sequence TTGCGTGTTTCGAATGTTACTGTCCGAAAACGGCTGGCAATCGCATTGGCGATCGGTATCGTTGTTTTTTTTATCATTGATATCCGATTGGGAATTGTACAGTTTTATCTAGGGGATAAGTTGACGGGGCTGGCTAAAGACTCCTGGAGCAGGAATATTCCTTTTGAAGCCAAACGAGGAGAAATTCTGGATCGGAATGGTGTTGAGCTGGCAACGAATATATCTGCACCAACAGTCTATGTCATCCCAAGACAGATTGAGAATCCTGGGGAGACGGCGGAACAGCTTGCTTCAATATTGGATATGACAAAGGAAAAGGCTTATCAATGGTTAACGAAACAGGCGATGAGCGTCAGAATTCCGGAAGGCAGAAAGATATCTCATGAAAAGGCGAAGGAAATTAAAGCATTAGGGATAAAGGGCGTTTACATCGCTGAGGATTCAAAGCGCCATTATCCATTTGGTGAATACCTTTCGCATGTTCTTGGCTTTACTGGCTCTGACAATCAAGGGTTGATGGGTATTGAATTGTCATATGATAAGGAACTAAGCGGGGAAAAGGGATTCGTAAAATTTTACTCCGATGCTAAAGGGAAAAGACTTGAAAATATGGCCGATGACTATAAGCCCCCTGTTGATGGTGATAACTTGAAGCTAACCATCGATAGTAAAATCCAGACAATTGTGGAGAGGGAGCTCGATAATGCGGAGGCGACATATGATCCCGATGGTATAATTGCCATTGCGATGGATCCGAATACAGGGGAAATATTGGCAATGTCAAGCAGGCCAACCTTCGATCCGGCCAACTTTCAAAATGTACCTTCAGAAGTATATAACCGTAATTTACCCGTTTGGAGTGTATATGAACCAGGTTCGACTTTTAAGATCATCACGCTTGCTGCGGCGCTTGAGGAAGGGAAGGTCGACTTACAAAAGGAACATTTTTACGATTCCGGACATGTGGAAGTGTCAGGGTCTACACTGCATTGCTGGAAAAGAGGAGGACATGGGGACCAGACTTTTCTTGAAGTCGTCGAGAACTCATGTAACCCTGGTTTTGTAGAATTAGGAAACCGGCTTGGTAAAGACAAGCTGTTTAAATATATAAATGATTTCGGGTTTGGGCAAAAGACAGGGATTGATTTAACCGGAGAAGGAAAAGGAATCATGTTCAACATGGATCAAGTGGGTCCGGTTGAGCAGGCAACGACAGCGTTTGGACAAGGTGTAGCTGTAACGCCCATTCAGCAGGTGACAGCGGTATCGGCGGCTGTGAATGGCGGAACTTTGTATACACCTTATATCGCGAAGGATCTTGTTAATCCAAAAAATGGGGAAGTACTGATGCGAAAGACCCCACAGGCGAAGAAAAAAGTGATTTCAGAAGCGACCTCTAAGAAAGTCCGTGAAGCACTTGAATCCGTTGTCGCCCAAGGTAGCGGTAAAGGAGCATTCGTGGAGTCGTACCGAGTCGGCGGGAAAACGGGTACAGCCCAAAAAGCTGAAAATGGCAGATACCTTGAAAATAATTATATTCTCTCATTCATTGGGGTCGCTCCAGCGGATGATCCGCAAATCGTCGTTTATATAGCTGTGGACAATCCTAAAGGAACGGTACAGTTCGGCGGGGTCGTTGCCGCACCGATCGTTGGGAATATCATGGAGGATTCACTTAGGGCCATGGGCGTCAAGCCAAGAAAAAACCAGATTGAGAAGGAAACGGTCTGGACAGATCCGGTCATGGTCGAGGTACCTGACGTTGTGGGTATCAGCAAAAAAGAGTTGCAAACCCAGCTCATCGATCTTAAGCTGGATATTGCCGGAAATGGGGATAAAGTCATAAATCAAGCCCCCGATCCAGGTGTTAAAGTAAAACAAGGCTCCACAATAAGAATTTATCTTGGCGAAAATACAGAATAA
- the mraZ gene encoding division/cell wall cluster transcriptional repressor MraZ: MFMGEYHHNIDIKGRLIVPVKFRENLGEQFVLTRGLDQCLFGYPMEEWKLLEEKLKALPLTKKDARAFTRFFFSAATECEIDKQGRINIPTPLTSYGQLEKECVILGVTNRIEIWSKSLWENYFSASEDSFAEIAENMIGFDI, encoded by the coding sequence ATGTTCATGGGAGAGTACCATCATAACATCGATATAAAGGGCCGTTTGATAGTCCCGGTGAAATTCAGGGAAAATCTCGGGGAGCAATTTGTCCTTACCCGCGGACTCGATCAATGTTTATTTGGTTACCCTATGGAAGAGTGGAAGCTGCTTGAAGAAAAGCTGAAAGCCCTGCCCTTAACAAAAAAAGATGCCCGAGCCTTTACCCGTTTTTTCTTTTCTGCAGCTACAGAATGCGAAATTGATAAACAAGGGCGAATTAATATCCCCACGCCGCTTACTTCATATGGCCAATTGGAAAAAGAATGTGTAATTCTTGGTGTTACCAATCGTATTGAGATTTGGAGCAAATCCCTTTGGGAAAACTATTTTTCAGCTTCTGAGGATTCTTTCGCTGAGATAGCAGAAAATATGATTGGCTTTGATATTTAA
- the mraY gene encoding phospho-N-acetylmuramoyl-pentapeptide-transferase → MLEQVIFYTILVAFLVTVLLSPIFIPFLRRLKFGQSIREEGPQSHLKKTGTPTMGGLVILLSVTIATLVMTLKFSSPSTETYLLLFVTLGFGLLGFLDDFIKVVMKRNLGLTSKQKLLGQIVISVIFYFVFKQTDRFNPELTIPGTDFAFDFGWFYLFIVIFWLVGFSNAVNLTDGLDGLVSGTSAIAFGAFAILAWSQSQYDVAIFSVAVVGAVLGFLVFNAHPAKVFMGDTGSLALGGAIATIALLTKLEILLVIIGGVFVIETLSVILQVGSFKTTGKRIFKMSPLHHHYELSGWSEWRVVVTFWTVGLLCAVLGIYLEVWI, encoded by the coding sequence ATGTTGGAACAAGTGATTTTTTATACGATTTTGGTGGCGTTTTTAGTAACCGTTCTTCTTTCGCCGATTTTCATCCCGTTTTTAAGAAGATTGAAATTCGGGCAAAGTATTAGGGAAGAAGGCCCACAATCGCATCTGAAGAAAACCGGCACACCCACCATGGGCGGTTTGGTCATATTATTATCTGTAACCATCGCTACACTAGTCATGACTTTGAAATTTTCGTCACCTTCAACTGAAACGTATTTATTATTATTCGTTACTTTAGGTTTTGGTTTATTAGGTTTCCTGGATGATTTCATCAAAGTGGTCATGAAGCGAAACCTAGGATTGACTTCCAAGCAAAAACTGCTTGGACAAATTGTGATTTCTGTCATCTTTTACTTCGTCTTTAAGCAGACAGACCGTTTTAATCCAGAATTGACGATTCCAGGTACTGACTTTGCTTTTGATTTTGGCTGGTTTTATCTGTTTATCGTTATTTTCTGGCTCGTAGGTTTTTCGAATGCCGTCAATTTGACGGATGGGCTTGATGGACTTGTCTCAGGAACATCTGCCATTGCCTTTGGTGCTTTTGCCATTTTGGCCTGGAGTCAGTCACAATATGATGTCGCTATTTTTTCAGTGGCGGTTGTTGGTGCAGTACTCGGGTTCTTGGTATTCAATGCACATCCAGCAAAGGTTTTCATGGGGGATACGGGTTCCTTGGCCCTTGGGGGGGCGATCGCAACCATCGCCTTGTTAACGAAGCTTGAAATCCTCCTGGTGATCATCGGCGGAGTCTTCGTGATTGAGACGCTCTCGGTCATCTTGCAGGTAGGATCTTTTAAGACGACTGGTAAACGTATTTTTAAAATGAGTCCGCTTCATCACCATTATGAGCTTTCCGGCTGGTCGGAATGGCGCGTCGTCGTTACTTTCTGGACAGTGGGGCTGCTGTGTGCGGTACTCGGAATCTATTTAGAGGTGTGGATATAA
- a CDS encoding penicillin-binding protein: protein MQKQKNMKHGAAGLFFLFGLLFFVLICRFLYIQVTGTAGGEVLASKIDKKYEKKQVIEAKRGSILDTKGEVIAEDTSSYILRAVLSEKEPEHVKDPEMTANKLAKYIDMDEQDIYERLTKKEAYQVEFGSAGKDLTQVTKQKIEKLELPGITFGRTNKRFYPNGIFASHLIGYVEKDEKTGEMAGKFGIERYLNKELQETDGKLTYDSDSWGFLLPDKEEKVVAPDNGNDVMLTIDKKIQTFLEDSMSKVQEKYDPEQIIAIVSNPKTGEIVAMGQRPTFHPTTKVGLTDTWRNLAIEETFEPGSTMKTFTLAAAVEEGVFNPNESFVAGTYKAGSGKIGDHSGIERGKSMTFLEGVQRSSNVAFATLAMDKIGADTFREYLTKFGFDKKTGIDLPNEITGKIQYKYKLEKVTTSFGQGSTVTPIQQIQAASAIANDGKMMRPYVIKSISDQDTGKTLKTTKPEVTGQPISAETAKQVRDYLETVISAKKGTGKKYAIEGYEVAGKTGTAQIAGPTGRYLEGKNNYVFSFLGMAPKDDPQLVMYVAVKQPKLGVSYVGADPLSEIFNPVMQNSLQYLNIKPSEVKKQKANKIVDYANQTESSAVKELKELGYDVSTLGSGRKVLDQSPKAGSVLLQGEKVILRTEGEMKVPDMKGWSLRDVMKLAKVAKLDLKTEGTGYVSKQSLEPGKKVKEGETFNIELSQPEGAGEDIPTKGKTE from the coding sequence ATGCAGAAACAAAAAAATATGAAGCATGGGGCAGCCGGATTATTCTTCTTATTCGGCCTGCTCTTTTTTGTGTTAATCTGCCGCTTTTTGTATATTCAGGTGACAGGTACAGCAGGCGGGGAGGTACTGGCTTCAAAAATCGACAAGAAATATGAAAAAAAACAGGTCATAGAAGCAAAAAGGGGAAGCATACTCGATACTAAAGGTGAAGTCATCGCCGAGGATACTTCCTCCTATATCTTAAGGGCGGTACTCAGTGAAAAGGAGCCGGAGCATGTCAAGGATCCGGAAATGACTGCGAATAAGCTTGCTAAATATATCGATATGGATGAACAGGACATCTATGAAAGACTTACGAAAAAAGAGGCATACCAGGTGGAGTTTGGCAGTGCCGGCAAGGATTTGACTCAGGTCACAAAGCAGAAAATAGAAAAATTGGAACTGCCGGGAATTACATTCGGAAGGACCAATAAACGTTTTTATCCTAATGGGATTTTCGCTTCCCATCTGATTGGCTATGTAGAAAAGGATGAAAAAACGGGAGAAATGGCTGGTAAATTCGGCATCGAAAGGTACCTCAATAAAGAACTGCAGGAAACGGATGGGAAGCTGACATATGACAGTGACTCATGGGGCTTCCTCTTACCTGATAAGGAAGAAAAGGTTGTTGCACCGGATAATGGCAATGATGTCATGCTTACCATCGACAAGAAAATACAAACATTCCTGGAAGACTCGATGAGCAAAGTGCAGGAAAAATACGATCCTGAACAAATCATAGCGATTGTCTCCAATCCGAAAACGGGGGAAATCGTGGCGATGGGGCAAAGGCCTACCTTCCATCCGACAACGAAAGTCGGTCTTACGGATACTTGGCGGAACCTGGCTATTGAAGAAACCTTCGAACCTGGATCAACCATGAAAACATTCACCCTTGCCGCGGCTGTTGAGGAAGGGGTCTTTAATCCGAATGAAAGCTTTGTCGCTGGAACCTACAAAGCCGGATCAGGGAAAATCGGAGATCATAGCGGAATCGAAAGAGGGAAGAGCATGACCTTTCTTGAAGGGGTTCAACGTTCCTCAAACGTCGCTTTTGCTACTCTTGCAATGGATAAGATAGGAGCGGATACTTTCCGTGAGTATTTGACTAAGTTCGGATTTGATAAAAAAACGGGAATTGACCTACCAAACGAGATAACTGGAAAAATTCAATACAAGTATAAGCTTGAAAAAGTTACCACTTCCTTTGGACAGGGTTCGACCGTTACACCGATTCAACAAATCCAAGCTGCATCCGCAATAGCCAATGACGGGAAAATGATGCGGCCGTATGTGATAAAAAGCATTTCCGATCAGGATACGGGGAAAACTCTGAAAACAACTAAGCCGGAAGTTACAGGGCAACCGATTTCGGCAGAAACTGCAAAACAAGTACGTGATTATTTGGAAACGGTAATTTCCGCGAAAAAAGGAACAGGGAAAAAATATGCCATTGAAGGATATGAAGTAGCGGGGAAAACCGGTACTGCACAAATTGCGGGTCCGACAGGTAGATATTTAGAAGGGAAAAATAACTATGTGTTCTCCTTTCTAGGCATGGCTCCAAAAGATGATCCGCAGTTGGTCATGTATGTGGCGGTCAAGCAGCCGAAGTTAGGTGTATCTTATGTTGGGGCTGATCCATTGTCAGAGATATTTAATCCTGTCATGCAAAATAGCCTGCAATATCTAAACATAAAACCTTCTGAGGTGAAAAAACAAAAAGCAAATAAAATCGTGGACTATGCGAATCAAACCGAGAGTTCAGCTGTCAAAGAACTGAAGGAACTTGGCTATGATGTAAGTACGTTAGGAAGTGGACGTAAAGTGCTCGATCAATCCCCAAAAGCGGGGAGCGTACTCTTACAGGGTGAAAAGGTAATCCTCAGGACGGAAGGCGAAATGAAAGTTCCTGACATGAAGGGATGGTCCCTGCGCGATGTTATGAAATTGGCTAAGGTCGCAAAACTGGATCTAAAAACTGAAGGTACTGGATATGTGAGTAAACAAAGTCTTGAGCCAGGGAAAAAAGTAAAGGAAGGAGAGACATTCAATATTGAATTATCCCAGCCTGAGGGGGCTGGTGAAGATATACCGACAAAAGGGAAAACAGAGTGA
- a CDS encoding UDP-N-acetylmuramoyl-L-alanyl-D-glutamate--2,6-diaminopimelate ligase translates to MKLHKLLSYLHSLFTYEGENPEITSIENDNRKVIDGSLFVCIKGYTVDGHDFARLAVEHGAAAVIAERPLDLDVPVIVVRDSSRAMAVLADAFYGHPTQKMRLIGITGTNGKTTTSHLLEKIFEDRQEKTGLIGTMYTKIADTVYETKNTTPDSVTLQKAFHEMAEASVTTAIMEVSSHALELGRVHGCDYDIAVFTNLTQDHLDFHKTMDRYRQAKSLFFSQLGNAYIENRPKYAVLNADDEATADFIKATAATVVTYGIDKEADIRAKDIQIDANGTSFTLTAGKEERYIQLKLIGKFSVYNVLSAISAALCAGNDLDETIRSIEDIKGVAGRFELITANQDFAVIVDYAHTPDSLENVLKTVGEFARKKIFVIVGCGGDRDKTKRPIMAEIACSLATDPIFTSDNPRSEDAAQILRDMEAGVAGKEYTVIEDRRQAIAYAVTKAEEGDVILIAGKGHETYQLVGDEVLHFDDREEAEKAIQSRLGSV, encoded by the coding sequence ATGAAGCTTCACAAATTATTATCTTATTTACACTCCTTATTTACGTATGAAGGAGAAAATCCTGAAATCACCTCCATTGAAAATGATAACCGTAAAGTCATAGACGGAAGTTTATTTGTTTGTATAAAAGGTTATACAGTCGATGGTCATGATTTTGCCCGACTTGCTGTAGAACATGGAGCTGCAGCAGTCATTGCCGAAAGGCCGCTTGACCTCGATGTTCCCGTGATCGTAGTCAGGGATTCGAGCAGGGCGATGGCGGTGCTTGCCGATGCATTCTATGGCCATCCAACTCAAAAGATGCGCTTGATCGGAATTACAGGTACGAATGGAAAGACGACGACCAGTCACTTATTGGAAAAGATTTTCGAGGATCGACAAGAAAAAACAGGCTTGATTGGCACGATGTATACAAAAATTGCCGATACGGTATATGAAACTAAGAATACGACGCCAGATAGCGTTACGCTGCAGAAGGCTTTTCATGAAATGGCCGAAGCATCCGTTACCACTGCGATTATGGAAGTCTCATCGCATGCACTTGAGCTTGGACGCGTCCATGGCTGTGATTATGATATTGCCGTCTTTACGAATCTCACACAGGATCATTTGGATTTTCATAAAACCATGGACAGATACAGGCAGGCAAAATCCTTATTTTTCTCACAGCTAGGCAATGCTTACATAGAAAATCGTCCTAAATATGCTGTGCTTAATGCCGATGATGAGGCAACAGCTGATTTCATTAAAGCGACTGCTGCTACAGTCGTAACATACGGCATAGACAAAGAAGCGGATATCAGGGCCAAGGATATACAAATTGATGCAAATGGCACATCGTTCACCTTGACAGCAGGTAAAGAAGAGCGTTACATTCAGCTGAAGCTAATTGGTAAATTCAGTGTTTATAATGTGCTCTCAGCAATCTCAGCTGCTTTGTGCGCCGGTAACGATCTAGATGAGACAATTAGATCCATTGAGGATATAAAAGGTGTTGCAGGCCGTTTTGAGCTCATTACAGCGAATCAGGACTTCGCTGTCATTGTAGACTATGCCCATACTCCGGACAGTTTAGAAAATGTTCTAAAGACTGTTGGCGAGTTTGCCAGAAAGAAAATTTTCGTGATAGTGGGCTGCGGCGGGGACCGCGACAAGACAAAGCGTCCCATCATGGCCGAAATTGCATGCAGCTTGGCGACTGACCCGATCTTCACTTCGGATAATCCGCGCAGTGAAGATGCTGCCCAGATCCTCCGGGATATGGAAGCTGGTGTAGCAGGCAAAGAATATACCGTTATTGAAGATCGCAGGCAGGCGATAGCTTACGCTGTTACCAAGGCGGAAGAGGGCGACGTTATATTAATAGCCGGAAAAGGTCATGAAACCTATCAATTGGTCGGTGACGAAGTGCTTCACTTCGATGACCGTGAAGAAGCGGAAAAGGCGATTCAAAGTCGTCTGGGTTCAGTTTGA
- the ftsL gene encoding cell division protein FtsL, which yields MSSIAKKIQEQQYEDQQQQQTHQTVVIRKAKISIGEVFLLCALAIMVTFMGVKIVSNQAAIYETNKEIQLVETSIEEQGKVNDDLKVQVAELSTYERIWKKAAALGFKLNENNVKGVQ from the coding sequence ATGAGTTCCATAGCCAAAAAAATACAAGAACAGCAATATGAAGACCAACAGCAGCAACAGACGCACCAAACAGTGGTCATCCGTAAAGCGAAGATATCCATTGGTGAAGTTTTCTTACTATGTGCCCTTGCTATCATGGTTACCTTTATGGGAGTGAAAATAGTCTCTAATCAAGCGGCCATCTATGAAACGAATAAAGAAATCCAGCTAGTGGAAACGTCGATTGAAGAACAGGGTAAAGTGAATGATGATTTGAAAGTGCAGGTTGCTGAACTTAGTACATACGAAAGAATTTGGAAAAAAGCTGCAGCGCTAGGGTTCAAGTTAAATGAGAATAATGTGAAGGGTGTGCAGTGA
- the rsmH gene encoding 16S rRNA (cytosine(1402)-N(4))-methyltransferase RsmH, with amino-acid sequence MFQHTTVLLKETVDGLNIKPDGIYVDCTLGGAGHSEYLLSQLSDKGRLYAFDQDETAIRNAKEKLESYGERIVLVPNNFKYLKEELNARGIEKVDGILYDLGVSSPQLDTPERGFSYNHDAPLDMRMDQSAAISAYDVVNTWSFHDLLRIFFQYGEEKFSKQIARKIEAAREIKPIETTFELVELIKDGIPAPARRKGGHPAKRVFQAIRIAVNDELGVFEDSLEQAISLLDKEGRISVITFHSLEDRICKTVFKKASSMPDLPPGLPVIPDEFKPTMKIITRKPILPSEEELEGNNRSRSAKLRIAEKQ; translated from the coding sequence ATGTTTCAACATACAACAGTGTTATTAAAAGAGACGGTTGATGGATTGAACATCAAACCTGATGGAATTTATGTGGATTGTACTTTAGGAGGAGCCGGTCACAGCGAATACTTACTTTCACAGCTCTCTGACAAGGGTAGGCTTTATGCTTTTGATCAGGACGAAACGGCGATTCGGAATGCTAAGGAAAAATTGGAAAGCTATGGCGAACGTATTGTTCTTGTTCCTAATAATTTTAAATACTTAAAAGAAGAGTTGAATGCCCGCGGAATCGAGAAAGTGGACGGGATCCTATATGATTTGGGTGTTTCATCCCCACAATTGGATACACCAGAACGTGGTTTCAGCTATAACCATGATGCACCTTTGGATATGAGGATGGACCAAAGTGCTGCCATTTCTGCCTATGATGTCGTGAATACTTGGTCATTCCATGATTTGCTGAGAATTTTCTTCCAATATGGCGAAGAAAAGTTTTCGAAACAAATTGCCAGGAAAATTGAAGCGGCACGTGAAATAAAACCGATTGAAACGACCTTCGAGCTTGTGGAGTTAATTAAGGATGGAATACCAGCCCCGGCAAGACGTAAAGGCGGACATCCTGCGAAACGAGTGTTCCAAGCAATAAGAATCGCTGTGAATGACGAACTTGGTGTCTTTGAAGATTCCTTGGAGCAAGCCATATCGCTTTTGGATAAAGAAGGAAGAATATCTGTCATTACATTCCATTCACTAGAAGATAGAATTTGTAAAACGGTATTTAAAAAAGCCAGCAGCATGCCGGACCTTCCGCCTGGACTTCCAGTTATCCCGGATGAATTCAAACCAACTATGAAAATAATTACGAGAAAACCGATTTTGCCATCAGAAGAAGAATTGGAAGGGAATAATCGTTCCCGGTCGGCTAAGCTAAGAATCGCCGAAAAGCAATAA